In the Bordetella genomosp. 10 genome, one interval contains:
- a CDS encoding NAD(P)/FAD-dependent oxidoreductase: protein MLRISEIKLPLDHAEEALRSAIVQKLEIADDELLSFSIYRRGYDARKQANILLVYSVDAVLRDEAAVLARHGGSPHVAPTPDMTYRFVADAGAAPGAARPVVVGMGPCGLFAGLILAQMGFRPIILERGKAVRERTKDTWGLWRKEVLHPESNVQFGEGGAGTFSDGKLYSQIKDPRHLGRKVLDEFVRAGAPEEILYVSKPHIGTFRLVSMVEKMRATIESLGGEVRFEQRVADLDLHHGQLRGLTLASGEYLPCTHLVLAIGHSARDTFEMLHERGVFLEAKPFSIGFRIEHPQSLIDRARFGKFVRHPLLGAADYKLVHHAGNGRSVYSFCMCPGGTVVAATSEPNRVVTNGMSQYSRAERNANAGIVVGITPDDYPGGPLAGIAFQRQWESRAYELGGGGYHAPGQTVGDFVAGRPSTALGSVQPSYKPGVTPTDLSTALPDYAIEAIREALPAFDRKLKGYAMHDAVLTGVETRTSSPLRITRNNDDYQSVNTAGLFPAGEGAGYAGGIYSAAIDGIEVAEAVARDIVARQAKAA, encoded by the coding sequence ATGCTGCGCATATCAGAAATCAAACTGCCCCTCGATCATGCCGAGGAGGCCCTGCGTTCCGCCATCGTCCAAAAGCTGGAGATCGCGGACGACGAGCTCCTTTCCTTTTCCATCTACCGCCGCGGCTACGACGCCCGCAAGCAGGCCAACATCCTGCTCGTGTACTCCGTCGACGCCGTGCTGCGCGACGAGGCCGCCGTGCTGGCGCGCCACGGCGGCTCGCCGCACGTGGCCCCGACGCCGGACATGACCTACCGCTTCGTCGCCGACGCCGGCGCGGCGCCCGGCGCCGCGCGGCCCGTCGTCGTGGGCATGGGTCCCTGTGGCCTGTTCGCCGGCCTGATCCTGGCGCAAATGGGCTTTCGTCCCATCATCCTGGAACGCGGCAAGGCCGTGCGCGAGCGCACCAAGGACACCTGGGGCCTGTGGCGCAAGGAAGTGCTCCATCCCGAATCCAACGTGCAGTTCGGCGAAGGCGGCGCCGGCACCTTTTCCGACGGCAAGCTCTACAGCCAGATCAAGGACCCGCGCCATCTCGGCCGCAAGGTGCTGGACGAATTCGTGCGGGCCGGCGCGCCCGAGGAAATCCTCTACGTCAGCAAGCCCCACATCGGCACCTTCCGCCTGGTCAGCATGGTGGAAAAGATGCGCGCCACCATCGAATCGCTGGGCGGCGAAGTGCGCTTCGAGCAGCGCGTGGCGGACCTCGACCTGCATCATGGCCAACTGCGCGGGCTGACCCTGGCCAGCGGCGAATACCTGCCCTGCACGCACCTGGTGCTGGCCATCGGCCACAGCGCGCGCGACACCTTCGAGATGCTGCATGAACGCGGCGTCTTCCTGGAAGCCAAGCCCTTCTCCATCGGCTTTCGCATCGAGCATCCGCAATCGCTCATCGACCGCGCGCGCTTCGGCAAGTTCGTGCGCCATCCCCTGCTGGGCGCGGCCGACTACAAGCTGGTGCATCACGCCGGCAACGGGCGCTCGGTCTACAGTTTCTGCATGTGCCCGGGCGGCACGGTGGTGGCGGCGACCTCCGAACCCAACCGCGTGGTGACCAATGGCATGAGCCAGTATTCCCGCGCGGAACGCAACGCCAACGCCGGCATCGTGGTCGGCATCACGCCGGACGATTATCCCGGCGGTCCCCTGGCCGGCATCGCCTTCCAGCGGCAATGGGAATCGCGCGCCTACGAATTGGGCGGCGGCGGCTACCATGCCCCCGGCCAGACCGTCGGCGACTTCGTCGCGGGACGGCCCTCCACCGCGCTGGGTTCGGTGCAGCCCTCCTACAAGCCCGGCGTCACGCCCACCGACCTGTCCACGGCGCTGCCGGACTACGCCATCGAAGCCATCCGCGAGGCCCTGCCCGCCTTCGATCGCAAGCTCAAGGGCTACGCCATGCACGACGCCGTGCTGACCGGCGTCGAGACCCGCACCTCGTCGCCGCTGCGCATCACGCGCAACAACGACGACTATCAAAGCGTCAACACCGCCGGCCTGTTCCCGGCGGGCGAAGGCGCGGGCTATGCCGGCGGCATCTATTCCGCCGCCATCGACGGCATCGAAGTCGCGGAAGCCGTCGCGCGCGACATCGTGGCGCGCCAGGCGAAAGCGGCGTAG
- a CDS encoding TIGR03862 family flavoprotein — protein MSRSPLSPPAVIVVGAGPAGLMAAQVAAAAGARVDVYDAMPSAGRKFLLAGRGGLNLTHSEPLPAFLGRYDTAARPRVERWLRALPPQALRDWAQGLGVETFVGTSGRVFPQEMKAAPLLRAWMARLRADGVHFHMRHRWLGWRDDPVSAPASSLRFAGPQGDVDVRADAVVLALGGASWARLGSDGAWVALLRERGVAVNDLAPSNCGFDAQWTPLLRDRHAGEPVKAVAARVGDGEMRRGEFILTVSGVEGGLVYALSAALREQWRQHGHAEMRVDLLPQMEAGRVAMEVAHPRGSRSWSSHLQSRLNLKGVKMALLRECVPAQAFHDPAWLARCIKDLPLRLARPRPIDEAISSAGGVRLDEVDDDLQLRRLPGVFCTGEMLDWDAPTGGYLLTACFAGGAVAGAGVAARLGLGRV, from the coding sequence ATGTCCCGCTCGCCTCTTTCCCCGCCCGCCGTCATCGTCGTCGGCGCCGGTCCCGCCGGCCTGATGGCGGCGCAGGTGGCGGCCGCCGCCGGCGCACGCGTGGATGTCTACGACGCCATGCCGTCGGCAGGAAGAAAATTCCTGCTGGCCGGCCGCGGCGGCTTGAACCTGACGCATAGCGAGCCGTTGCCGGCTTTTCTCGGCCGCTACGATACGGCGGCCCGGCCCCGGGTCGAGCGCTGGCTGCGGGCCTTGCCGCCCCAGGCCCTGCGCGACTGGGCGCAAGGCCTGGGCGTGGAAACCTTCGTGGGCACTTCCGGCCGCGTTTTTCCCCAGGAAATGAAGGCCGCGCCGCTGCTGCGCGCATGGATGGCCCGCTTGCGCGCCGACGGCGTGCATTTCCATATGCGGCATCGCTGGCTGGGCTGGCGCGACGATCCCGTTTCAGCGCCGGCGTCCAGCCTTCGTTTCGCCGGCCCGCAGGGGGACGTGGACGTTCGCGCCGATGCGGTGGTGCTGGCGCTGGGCGGCGCCAGTTGGGCGCGGCTGGGATCGGACGGGGCCTGGGTGGCCTTGCTGCGCGAACGCGGGGTGGCGGTGAACGACCTGGCGCCGTCGAACTGCGGCTTCGATGCGCAATGGACGCCGCTGCTGCGCGACCGCCATGCGGGCGAGCCGGTCAAGGCGGTGGCGGCCCGCGTGGGCGACGGAGAAATGCGGCGCGGCGAATTCATTCTCACCGTCTCCGGCGTCGAGGGTGGCCTGGTCTATGCCTTGTCGGCGGCTCTGCGCGAGCAGTGGCGCCAGCACGGCCATGCCGAGATGCGGGTGGACCTGCTGCCGCAGATGGAGGCCGGCCGGGTCGCCATGGAGGTGGCGCATCCGCGCGGTTCGCGTTCCTGGTCCAGCCACCTGCAAAGCCGCTTGAACCTGAAGGGCGTGAAGATGGCCTTGCTGCGCGAGTGCGTGCCGGCCCAGGCGTTTCACGATCCTGCCTGGCTCGCGCGTTGCATCAAGGATCTGCCGCTGCGCCTGGCGCGGCCCCGGCCGATCGACGAGGCCATCAGCAGCGCGGGCGGCGTGCGCCTGGACGAGGTGGACGACGACCTGCAGTTGCGCCGCCTGCCGGGCGTGTTCTGCACCGGCGAAATGCTGGACTGGGACGCGCCGACCGGCGGCTACCTGCTGACGGCCTGCTTCGCCGGCGGCGCGGTGGCCGGCGCGGGCGTGGCCGCGCGCCTGGGGCTCGGGCGGGTCTAG
- a CDS encoding aminotransferase-like domain-containing protein, with amino-acid sequence MEPLYQRLADHYRQAIRSGVLAPTARMPSVRNLVKLHQVSLSTALQACRRLEDDGLIEARPRSGYFVVKRKRATLPPIDEPETGKILDPASYVGIHDRVSDFIAKCEIHPTKFNFATAVATPDAYPTEALKQSMLRMVRRHPQLLTSSVPHGGHPCLQAALARRALDSGVNAAPDDILVTHGCIEALNLALRAVASPGDTIAVESPAYFGLLQILESLGMRALEIPTSPHTGISIEALDLAFQTHAGIKAVVAVPNLHNPLGSIMSDADKARLVALCEQQRVPLIEDDTYGALADGDERLRAAKAWDREGNVIYCASLHKTLAPGSRLGWLIGGRWKARIAMMKFVQSRPNEPLMQLAVADVLGAKAYDRHLVRLRGRLKAQRERMAQAIADYFPPGTRLSMPRGGMLLWVEMPDGRSSRQVFETALPLGIRVAPGRMFSNSDRYEHFLRVSCGADFTADVDAAVRMLGRIVAGKLP; translated from the coding sequence ATGGAACCACTGTATCAACGCTTGGCCGACCACTATCGGCAAGCCATCCGTTCTGGCGTATTGGCACCCACGGCGCGCATGCCGTCCGTCCGCAACCTGGTAAAACTGCATCAAGTCAGCCTGTCCACGGCGCTGCAAGCCTGCCGCCGTCTCGAAGACGACGGCCTCATCGAAGCCCGCCCCCGTTCCGGTTATTTCGTCGTCAAGCGCAAGCGGGCGACGCTGCCGCCCATCGACGAGCCCGAGACCGGCAAGATACTGGACCCGGCGTCCTACGTCGGCATACACGACCGGGTCTCCGACTTCATCGCCAAGTGCGAAATCCATCCCACCAAATTCAACTTCGCCACCGCGGTGGCGACGCCGGACGCCTATCCCACGGAGGCATTGAAGCAATCGATGCTGCGCATGGTGCGGCGCCATCCCCAGTTGCTGACCAGCTCCGTGCCCCATGGCGGCCATCCCTGCCTGCAGGCGGCGCTGGCGCGGCGCGCGCTCGATAGCGGCGTCAACGCGGCGCCCGACGATATCCTGGTGACGCACGGCTGCATCGAAGCGCTGAACCTGGCGCTGCGCGCGGTCGCCAGCCCCGGCGACACCATCGCCGTGGAGTCGCCCGCCTACTTCGGCCTGCTGCAGATCCTCGAAAGCCTGGGCATGCGCGCGCTGGAAATCCCGACCAGCCCGCACACCGGCATTTCGATCGAGGCCCTGGATCTCGCCTTCCAGACGCACGCCGGCATCAAGGCCGTGGTGGCGGTGCCCAATCTGCACAACCCCCTGGGCAGCATCATGAGCGACGCGGACAAGGCCCGGCTGGTGGCGCTGTGCGAGCAGCAACGCGTGCCGCTGATCGAGGACGACACCTATGGCGCCCTGGCCGACGGCGACGAGCGCCTGCGCGCGGCCAAGGCCTGGGACCGCGAAGGCAACGTCATTTACTGCGCCTCGCTGCACAAGACGCTGGCGCCCGGTTCACGCCTGGGCTGGCTGATCGGCGGCCGCTGGAAGGCCCGCATCGCGATGATGAAGTTCGTGCAAAGCCGTCCCAACGAGCCGCTGATGCAACTGGCCGTCGCCGATGTCCTGGGCGCCAAGGCCTACGACCGCCACCTGGTGCGCCTGCGCGGCCGCCTGAAGGCGCAGCGCGAACGCATGGCCCAGGCCATCGCCGATTACTTTCCGCCCGGCACGCGCCTGAGCATGCCGCGCGGCGGCATGCTGCTATGGGTGGAGATGCCGGACGGACGCTCGTCCAGGCAGGTGTTCGAAACCGCGCTGCCGCTGGGCATCCGGGTGGCGCCCGGCCGCATGTTCTCCAATTCGGACCGCTACGAGCATTTCCTGCGCGTGAGCTGCGGCGCGGACTTCACCGCCGACGTGGACGCCGCCGTCCGCATGCTGGGCCGCATCGTGGCCGGCAAGTTGCCGTGA
- a CDS encoding DUF1488 family protein: MSVNNIVINDNAVNDRSAHVIWFEAAAGERTIQAGVSWEVLRARFGAGVEEASLLDAYHGHRRTLHALAERKFRESHPLPVLLSSADFPSERAGR; this comes from the coding sequence ATGTCAGTGAATAATATTGTCATAAACGACAACGCCGTTAACGATCGTTCCGCACATGTGATCTGGTTCGAAGCCGCGGCGGGCGAGCGCACCATACAGGCCGGCGTTTCCTGGGAAGTCCTGCGCGCCCGCTTCGGCGCCGGCGTCGAGGAAGCCAGCCTGCTGGACGCCTACCATGGACACCGGCGCACCCTGCACGCGCTGGCCGAGCGGAAGTTCCGCGAAAGCCATCCCCTGCCGGTGCTCCTGAGTTCGGCGGACTTTCCCAGCGAGCGCGCCGGCCGCTGA
- a CDS encoding DUF3309 family protein — protein MTLGTILLIILILLLIGALPSWPHSRSWGYYPSGGLGIVLVIVIVLLLMGQI, from the coding sequence ATGACTCTCGGAACCATCCTGCTGATCATCCTGATCCTGCTGCTCATAGGCGCGCTGCCCAGTTGGCCGCATAGCCGGAGCTGGGGCTACTACCCGAGCGGAGGCCTGGGCATCGTTCTGGTCATCGTCATCGTGCTCCTGCTGATGGGACAGATATAA
- the yddG gene encoding aromatic amino acid DMT transporter YddG, producing the protein MPRNKATLVGLSAILLWGAMVGLVRSVTVSLGPALGAAAIYSVGAVFLYFVAGWPSLRGFPRPYLYVGSLLFVAYETCLALSLGYAHSDQQAIEVSMVNYLWPSLTVAFSILFNGQRAGWLVVPGLVLALLGVAWAQGGEALDLASLAAHVGDNPLSYGLALLGAVLWAAYCTVTTRLAAGRNGITFFFALTALAFWVQVALQGGAMQVDGMALVHVLLAAAAMGGGYAAWNVGILHGNVTLMAAASYFTPLLSAALAAFMLDAPLSFTFWQGAAMVCAGSLLCWRATRRRGKAT; encoded by the coding sequence ATGCCCCGCAATAAAGCAACCCTGGTAGGCCTTTCCGCGATTCTGCTGTGGGGCGCGATGGTCGGCCTGGTTCGCAGCGTCACGGTCAGCCTCGGGCCGGCCCTGGGCGCGGCGGCGATCTACTCCGTGGGCGCGGTGTTCCTGTATTTCGTGGCCGGCTGGCCCTCGTTGCGCGGCTTCCCGCGTCCTTATCTGTACGTGGGCAGCCTGTTGTTCGTCGCCTACGAGACGTGCCTGGCGTTGTCGCTGGGGTACGCGCACAGCGACCAGCAGGCGATCGAAGTCAGCATGGTCAACTATCTCTGGCCCAGCCTGACCGTCGCCTTTTCCATCCTGTTCAATGGCCAGCGCGCCGGCTGGCTGGTGGTCCCAGGCCTGGTGCTGGCGTTGCTGGGCGTGGCCTGGGCGCAAGGCGGGGAGGCGCTGGACCTCGCCAGCCTCGCCGCCCACGTCGGCGACAACCCCTTGAGCTATGGCCTGGCGCTGCTGGGCGCGGTGCTGTGGGCCGCCTATTGCACGGTGACCACGCGGCTGGCCGCCGGCCGCAACGGCATCACCTTTTTCTTCGCGCTGACCGCGCTGGCGTTCTGGGTGCAGGTGGCCTTGCAAGGCGGCGCCATGCAGGTCGACGGCATGGCGCTGGTGCACGTGCTGTTGGCGGCGGCCGCCATGGGTGGCGGCTATGCCGCGTGGAACGTCGGCATCCTGCACGGCAACGTGACCTTGATGGCGGCTGCCTCGTATTTCACGCCGCTGCTGTCGGCGGCGCTGGCCGCCTTCATGCTGGACGCGCCGCTGTCCTTCACGTTCTGGCAGGGCGCGGCCATGGTGTGCGCCGGTTCGCTGCTGTGCTGGCGCGCGACCCGCCGACGGGGCAAAGCTACTTGA
- a CDS encoding putative bifunctional diguanylate cyclase/phosphodiesterase codes for MLALVIVAGLGLSAFMATKAESVGKALRPLLNENLPAYEHLTDFEHAVLLYQLALNKYATQSIDRARFVQLTADQRDDVLRGLNTLRRDFPDHAGVAPIRLASRELLPLAGRLDDVLADEADSRRDARDLLRQANRYTNDIRGQLAGLKQAAATALRQAQVLTHTGIDSMSRLVQAYTLLTLAASLFTMHHVRARMRSERQLAFQAFHDPLTDLANRRSFERRLRGIAGQPHTLVLGRIDRFDRVVGELGYAFADGLMREIAGRVRAAAQRHGGEVFRLDGATLAILYRGMENACVRGAAAPDTLDSLRAAMHPPFRRGPHEVFPRLSLGSANYPAQCGDVAQLLAHADAALRAAREAGGDILVPYSEAISERSHHDLRREALLAHALERGELVVYYQPQQRLGDGGLAGFEALLRWRHDGNLIPPAEFIPLAEESGLIVPIGAWVLEQACRQARAWQEQAPDRKTVVAVNISPRQFAHPDFLRVVARVLAETGVDPGLIEVEITEGMLMREHGRGERLLRALREQGFRLAIDDFGTGYSSLAYLKRFPVDMLKIDQSFIRSLRPDGNDAAIVRAMIGMAHHLGLRVIAEGVETAAQRAWLRAWGCDQIQGYWYGEPMPAAAAQVYLSPAPASAAST; via the coding sequence TTGCTTGCGTTGGTGATTGTGGCGGGACTGGGCCTGTCGGCCTTCATGGCGACCAAGGCGGAAAGCGTCGGCAAGGCCCTGCGGCCCCTGCTCAACGAAAACCTGCCGGCGTACGAGCACCTGACTGACTTCGAACACGCGGTGCTACTGTATCAGTTGGCCTTGAACAAATACGCGACGCAATCGATCGACCGTGCCCGCTTCGTGCAACTGACGGCGGACCAGCGCGACGACGTGCTGCGCGGACTGAACACCCTGCGGCGAGACTTCCCGGACCACGCCGGCGTGGCGCCCATCCGCCTGGCCAGCCGCGAACTGCTGCCGCTGGCCGGCCGGCTGGACGACGTGCTGGCGGACGAGGCCGACAGCCGCCGCGACGCGCGCGACCTGCTGCGGCAGGCCAACCGCTACACCAACGACATCCGCGGCCAGCTCGCCGGCTTGAAGCAAGCGGCCGCGACGGCGCTGCGCCAGGCGCAGGTCCTCACCCATACCGGCATCGACTCGATGTCGCGCCTGGTGCAAGCCTATACGCTGCTCACCCTGGCCGCCTCGCTGTTCACGATGCACCACGTGCGCGCGCGGATGCGCAGCGAGCGCCAGCTCGCCTTCCAGGCCTTCCACGACCCGCTGACCGATCTCGCCAACCGCCGTTCCTTCGAACGGCGGCTGCGCGGCATCGCAGGCCAGCCGCATACGCTGGTGCTGGGAAGGATAGACCGCTTCGACCGCGTGGTCGGCGAACTGGGCTACGCCTTCGCCGACGGGCTGATGCGCGAAATCGCCGGGCGGGTGCGCGCGGCGGCGCAACGGCACGGCGGCGAGGTCTTCCGGCTGGACGGCGCCACGCTGGCGATCCTGTATCGCGGAATGGAAAACGCCTGCGTGCGCGGGGCGGCCGCCCCGGACACGCTGGACAGCCTGCGCGCGGCCATGCATCCGCCGTTCCGCCGCGGCCCGCACGAGGTCTTTCCGCGCCTGAGCCTGGGCAGCGCGAACTATCCGGCGCAATGCGGCGACGTGGCGCAATTGCTGGCCCACGCCGACGCGGCGCTGCGCGCGGCGCGCGAAGCCGGCGGCGATATCCTCGTCCCCTACTCCGAAGCCATCAGCGAACGAAGCCACCACGACCTGCGCCGCGAAGCGCTGCTCGCGCATGCGCTGGAACGCGGGGAACTGGTGGTGTACTACCAGCCGCAGCAACGCCTGGGCGACGGCGGCCTGGCCGGTTTCGAGGCCTTGCTGCGCTGGCGCCACGACGGCAACCTGATCCCGCCCGCCGAATTCATCCCCCTCGCGGAAGAGTCCGGCCTGATCGTCCCGATCGGCGCCTGGGTGCTGGAACAGGCCTGCCGGCAGGCGCGCGCGTGGCAGGAACAGGCGCCGGACCGGAAAACGGTCGTCGCCGTGAATATCTCGCCGCGCCAGTTCGCCCACCCCGACTTCCTGCGCGTGGTGGCCCGCGTGCTGGCCGAGACCGGCGTCGATCCCGGCCTGATCGAAGTGGAAATCACCGAAGGCATGCTGATGCGGGAACATGGCCGCGGCGAACGCCTGTTGCGCGCATTGCGCGAGCAGGGATTCAGGCTGGCCATCGACGATTTCGGCACCGGCTATTCCAGCCTGGCCTACCTGAAGCGCTTCCCGGTGGACATGCTGAAGATAGACCAGTCCTTCATCCGCTCCCTGCGGCCCGACGGCAACGATGCCGCGATCGTGCGCGCCATGATCGGCATGGCCCATCACCTGGGGCTGCGCGTCATCGCCGAGGGCGTGGAGACGGCGGCGCAGCGCGCCTGGCTGCGCGCGTGGGGATGCGACCAAATCCAGGGTTACTGGTACGGCGAGCCCATGCCCGCGGCGGCGGCGCAGGTCTATCTCTCGCCGGCGCCGGCGTCCGCCGCGTCAACGTGA
- a CDS encoding MarR family winged helix-turn-helix transcriptional regulator produces the protein MSKEQQGLRTVQQLGQTYRVMMSAFSAQVGHALPRWRILLALHEEGRCSQKLLAERCRLDPASLTRQLQAMEGLGWISRSIDAQDNRLINAVLTAQGKRVVAEALPRRAEFFEHALDSLSAKQLEVFHQVLALLEENFKGAQQAAQQASQGQAASR, from the coding sequence ATGTCGAAAGAACAGCAGGGTTTGCGCACGGTCCAGCAATTGGGCCAGACCTATCGCGTCATGATGAGCGCCTTCAGCGCCCAGGTGGGGCATGCCTTGCCGCGCTGGCGCATCCTGCTGGCGCTGCATGAAGAAGGGCGCTGCTCGCAGAAACTCCTGGCGGAACGCTGCCGGCTGGATCCCGCGTCGCTGACGCGGCAACTGCAGGCCATGGAAGGCCTGGGCTGGATCAGCCGCAGCATCGACGCCCAGGACAATCGCCTGATCAACGCCGTGTTGACGGCGCAGGGCAAGCGCGTGGTGGCCGAGGCGTTGCCGCGCCGCGCCGAATTCTTCGAGCATGCGCTGGACAGCCTGTCGGCCAAGCAACTGGAAGTCTTCCACCAGGTCCTGGCCTTGCTCGAGGAAAACTTCAAGGGCGCCCAACAAGCTGCCCAGCAGGCGAGCCAGGGCCAGGCCGCGTCACGTTGA
- a CDS encoding MFS transporter: protein MAPRAPVTPHSAGQVLPFRQSLMAMLGMCFVVMLVAVDQTVVGTALPTVVAELKGFDLYAWVATSYLLTSVVTIPIFGRLGDYYGRKPFVVGAIVVFTLASVLCGAANSMLFLVLARALQGVGGGMLVGTAFACIPDLFPDSHVRLRWQVMFSSAFGIANAVGPTLGGYLTEYYGWRSVFYVNLPVGLLGLWFVVRHLPHLRHGERKGNIRLDWPGALLIAIALGGLQLMVELLPSQGASATSFGLGIASVLAFVALIFWERRCASPLLPLDMFRNPSLAALFTLALLLGVTMFSFLFYAPLLLQGGFGLSPKDAGLLVTPMVAFITVGSITNGRIVTRIKNPNHMLYVGCFLLCLATAGVITTHHYTPRALIAIYMLLAGLGLGFVMPNLTVFAQQTAGRAHLGIATALLQSLRMIGGMIGTAVVGTMVNHSYVSGVESALAASQAGHWMAQLDDPQILVNPEAQSDFLGQVAAAGSNGASLLEVARESLVSAIHDGQIVVLVVAILTLWGVRRVPPIRLARAVGKPASAPAAE from the coding sequence ATGGCGCCGCGTGCCCCCGTTACACCCCATTCGGCCGGTCAGGTGCTGCCTTTCCGCCAATCCCTGATGGCCATGCTGGGCATGTGCTTCGTCGTCATGCTGGTGGCCGTCGACCAGACGGTGGTCGGCACGGCGCTGCCCACGGTCGTGGCGGAACTCAAGGGTTTCGACCTCTACGCCTGGGTGGCCACGTCCTATCTGCTGACCTCCGTGGTGACCATTCCCATCTTCGGGCGCCTGGGGGACTACTACGGCCGCAAGCCGTTCGTGGTGGGCGCCATCGTCGTCTTCACGCTGGCGTCGGTGCTGTGCGGCGCGGCCAACAGCATGCTTTTCCTGGTGCTGGCGCGCGCCCTGCAAGGCGTCGGCGGCGGCATGCTGGTGGGGACCGCCTTCGCCTGCATTCCCGATCTTTTCCCCGACTCCCACGTGCGCCTGCGCTGGCAGGTCATGTTCAGCTCGGCCTTCGGCATCGCCAACGCGGTGGGGCCGACGCTGGGCGGCTATCTCACGGAATACTACGGCTGGCGCTCGGTGTTCTACGTCAACCTGCCGGTGGGGCTGCTCGGCCTGTGGTTCGTGGTGCGCCACCTGCCGCACCTGCGCCACGGCGAGCGCAAGGGCAATATCCGGCTGGACTGGCCGGGCGCCTTGCTGATCGCGATCGCGCTGGGCGGCCTGCAACTGATGGTGGAGCTGCTGCCCAGCCAGGGCGCCAGCGCCACCTCCTTCGGGCTGGGCATCGCCAGCGTGCTGGCCTTCGTCGCGCTGATCTTCTGGGAGCGGCGCTGCGCCTCGCCCCTGCTGCCGCTGGACATGTTCCGCAACCCCAGCCTGGCCGCGCTGTTCACGCTGGCCCTGCTGCTGGGCGTGACCATGTTTTCCTTCCTCTTCTACGCGCCGCTGCTGCTGCAGGGCGGCTTCGGGCTGTCGCCCAAGGACGCCGGCCTGCTGGTGACGCCCATGGTGGCCTTCATCACGGTGGGCAGCATCACCAACGGCCGCATCGTCACGCGGATCAAAAATCCCAATCACATGCTCTACGTGGGCTGTTTCCTCCTGTGCCTGGCCACGGCCGGCGTGATCACCACCCACCACTACACGCCGCGCGCCTTGATCGCGATCTATATGCTGCTGGCCGGCCTGGGCCTGGGCTTCGTCATGCCCAACCTGACGGTGTTCGCGCAGCAGACCGCCGGCCGCGCCCACCTGGGCATCGCCACGGCCCTGCTGCAATCGCTGCGCATGATCGGCGGCATGATAGGCACGGCGGTGGTCGGCACCATGGTCAATCACAGCTACGTCAGCGGCGTCGAGTCCGCCCTGGCGGCCAGCCAGGCGGGGCATTGGATGGCGCAGTTGGACGACCCCCAGATCCTCGTCAACCCCGAGGCCCAGTCGGACTTCCTGGGCCAGGTGGCGGCCGCCGGCAGCAACGGCGCGTCCCTGCTGGAGGTCGCCCGCGAATCGCTGGTGAGCGCCATCCACGATGGCCAGATCGTGGTGCTGGTCGTCGCCATCCTGACCCTGTGGGGCGTGCGGCGCGTGCCGCCGATCAGGCTGGCGCGGGCGGTCGGCAAGCCGGCGAGCGCGCCGGCGGCGGAATGA
- a CDS encoding Lrp/AsnC family transcriptional regulator encodes MLDTLDDLDHRLIALLRDDGRLPTATLAKKLGVSRGTVQNRIDRLLRGGVLLGFTIRLRSEVEIPAVRAMTLVEVRGNETDAVVAALRRLPEVVEVHSTSGRWDLMVEIRVRDLSTFDRVLRDLRSIKGIANSETNLMLAHYK; translated from the coding sequence ATGCTGGATACGCTGGACGATCTCGATCACCGCCTCATCGCCCTCTTGCGCGACGATGGCCGCCTGCCCACCGCCACGCTGGCGAAGAAACTCGGGGTGTCGCGCGGCACCGTGCAAAACCGCATCGATCGCCTGTTGCGCGGCGGCGTGCTGCTGGGCTTCACCATCCGGCTGCGCAGCGAAGTGGAGATTCCCGCGGTGCGCGCCATGACGCTGGTCGAGGTGCGCGGCAACGAGACGGACGCCGTGGTCGCGGCATTGCGGCGCCTGCCGGAAGTGGTGGAGGTCCATTCCACCAGCGGGCGCTGGGACCTCATGGTGGAGATCCGGGTGCGGGACCTGTCCACCTTCGACCGCGTGCTGCGCGACCTGCGCAGCATCAAGGGCATCGCCAACTCCGAAACCAATCTGATGCTGGCGCATTACAAGTAA